One window of the Zea mays cultivar B73 chromosome 3, Zm-B73-REFERENCE-NAM-5.0, whole genome shotgun sequence genome contains the following:
- the LOC100193144 gene encoding uncharacterized protein isoform X1, which produces MDDSAEVKLVDEITGEGGAAGDWGYLGSDGMGSGSYPAFPFSRDVLSTPTSASLLLSMDPAALFDFNGTFPPSSAAAATAGSSLSAFHDFSCINPFDDAGHFLGAPPPVPAAAAPQQQGQKGGFFAPLPASDFNDAGMSWDDEDEIDQSVDASSMAISASMENAAGAVAGASGAGGGSGRGKKKGMPAKNLMAERRRRKKLNDRLYMLRSVVPKISKMDRASILGDAIEYLKELLQRISDLHNELESAPSSSLVGPTSASFNPSTPTLQTFPGQVKEELCPGSFPSPTGQQATVEVRMREGHAVNIHMFCARRPGILLSTMTALDSLGLDIEQAVISCFNGFAMDVFRAEQCADGPGMVPEEIKAVLMHTAGLHNAM; this is translated from the exons ATGGACGACTCGGCGGAGGTGAAGCTGGTGGACGAGATCACGGGAGAGGGAGGGGCGGCGGGGGACTGGGGCTACCTGGGCTCCGACGGGATGGGCTCCGGCTCCTACCCGGCGTTCCCCTTCTCCAGAGACGTCCTATCCACGCCGACCTCCGCGTCGTTGCTCCTCTCCATGGACCCCGCGGCGCTCTTCGACTTCAACGGCACCTTCCCTCCCTCCTCCGCGGCCGCGGCCACCGCCGGCTCCTCGCTGTCCGCCTTCCACGACTTCAGCTGCATCAACCCCTTCGACGACGCCGGCCACTTCCTCGGCGCTCCCCCGCCggtgccggcggcggcggcgcctcaGCAGCAGGGGCAGAAAGGTGGGTTCTTTGCGCCGCTGCCGGCCTCGGACTTCAACGACGCCGGGATGAGCTGGGACGACGAGGACGAGATCGACCAAAGCGTCGACGCCTCCTCGATGGCCATCTCGGCCTCCATGGAGAATGCTGCGGGCGCGGTGGCGGGGGCAAGTGGCGCCGGCGGTGGCAGCGGGAGAGGCAAGAAGAAAGGGATGCCGGCCAAGAACCTCATGGCGGAGCGCCGGCGTCGCAAGAAGCTCAATGACCGCCTCTACATGCTGCGCTCGGTGGTGCCGAAGATCAGCAAG ATGGATAGGGCTTCTATCCTTGGCGACGCAATTGAGTATCTGAAGGAGCTCCTGCAGAGGATCAGCGATCTTCACAATGAACTTGAGTCAGCTCCGAGCTCTTCGCTTGTTGGACCAACATCAGCTAGCTTCAACCCATCAACACCGACATTGCAGACATTTCCTGGCCAGGTCAAGGAAGAACTTTGCCCGGGCTCATTCCCAAGCCCTACTGGACAACAAGCCACA GTCGAAGTCAGGATGAGGGAAGGGCATGCAGTCAATATCCACATGTTCTGTGCGCGTAGGCCAGGCATCCTGCTGTCGACAATGACGGCCCTCGACAGCCTAGGCCTCGACATCGAGCAGGCGGTCATCAGCTGCTTCAATGGCTTTGCGATGGACGTGTTCCGAGCTGAG CAGTGCGCGGATGGTCCTGGAATGGTGCCTGAAGAAATTAAGGCCGTGCTGATGCACACCGCCGGCCTCCACAACGCAATGTAG
- the LOC100193144 gene encoding uncharacterized protein LOC100193144 — protein MDDSAEVKLVDEITGEGGAAGDWGYLGSDGMGSGSYPAFPFSRDVLSTPTSASLLLSMDPAALFDFNGTFPPSSAAAATAGSSLSAFHDFSCINPFDDAGHFLGAPPPVPAAAAPQQQGQKGGFFAPLPASDFNDAGMSWDDEDEIDQSVDASSMAISASMENAAGAVAGASGAGGGSGRGKKKGMPAKNLMAERRRRKKLNDRLYMLRSVVPKISKMDRASILGDAIEYLKELLQRISDLHNELESAPSSSLVGPTSASFNPSTPTLQTFPGQVKEELCPGSFPSPTGQQATVEVRMREGHAVNIHMFCARRPGILLSTMTALDSLGLDIEQAVISCFNGFAMDVFRAECADGPGMVPEEIKAVLMHTAGLHNAM, from the exons ATGGACGACTCGGCGGAGGTGAAGCTGGTGGACGAGATCACGGGAGAGGGAGGGGCGGCGGGGGACTGGGGCTACCTGGGCTCCGACGGGATGGGCTCCGGCTCCTACCCGGCGTTCCCCTTCTCCAGAGACGTCCTATCCACGCCGACCTCCGCGTCGTTGCTCCTCTCCATGGACCCCGCGGCGCTCTTCGACTTCAACGGCACCTTCCCTCCCTCCTCCGCGGCCGCGGCCACCGCCGGCTCCTCGCTGTCCGCCTTCCACGACTTCAGCTGCATCAACCCCTTCGACGACGCCGGCCACTTCCTCGGCGCTCCCCCGCCggtgccggcggcggcggcgcctcaGCAGCAGGGGCAGAAAGGTGGGTTCTTTGCGCCGCTGCCGGCCTCGGACTTCAACGACGCCGGGATGAGCTGGGACGACGAGGACGAGATCGACCAAAGCGTCGACGCCTCCTCGATGGCCATCTCGGCCTCCATGGAGAATGCTGCGGGCGCGGTGGCGGGGGCAAGTGGCGCCGGCGGTGGCAGCGGGAGAGGCAAGAAGAAAGGGATGCCGGCCAAGAACCTCATGGCGGAGCGCCGGCGTCGCAAGAAGCTCAATGACCGCCTCTACATGCTGCGCTCGGTGGTGCCGAAGATCAGCAAG ATGGATAGGGCTTCTATCCTTGGCGACGCAATTGAGTATCTGAAGGAGCTCCTGCAGAGGATCAGCGATCTTCACAATGAACTTGAGTCAGCTCCGAGCTCTTCGCTTGTTGGACCAACATCAGCTAGCTTCAACCCATCAACACCGACATTGCAGACATTTCCTGGCCAGGTCAAGGAAGAACTTTGCCCGGGCTCATTCCCAAGCCCTACTGGACAACAAGCCACA GTCGAAGTCAGGATGAGGGAAGGGCATGCAGTCAATATCCACATGTTCTGTGCGCGTAGGCCAGGCATCCTGCTGTCGACAATGACGGCCCTCGACAGCCTAGGCCTCGACATCGAGCAGGCGGTCATCAGCTGCTTCAATGGCTTTGCGATGGACGTGTTCCGAGCTGAG TGCGCGGATGGTCCTGGAATGGTGCCTGAAGAAATTAAGGCCGTGCTGATGCACACCGCCGGCCTCCACAACGCAATGTAG